In Streptococcus respiraculi, one DNA window encodes the following:
- a CDS encoding ABC transporter substrate-binding protein, with amino-acid sequence MGFKQFFAGSVAVLSTLALVACSSGEKSAASDSDNVKVGIIQYAEHDALSSARKGFLEALDKAGYTEGKNLTVDYQNSQGDQANLQTMVEQLAGKNDVNFAIATPAAQALLSADSETPSVFTAVTDPVEAGLVDSLKSPGGSMTGSIDATDVAGQIEMLVKVVPTAKTFGIFYNSSEVNSEVQAKEAKKLLEEKGMKVVIKTVTTTNDVQQAVTSLAGQVDAIYLPTDNTVASTASTIGDVLMKAKVPAMGSDEAVLEATLFTYGVDYHAIGVQAGELAVSILKGEKPADLAVKTPETAAVAVNEEMAKAIGIDPVTIKELGK; translated from the coding sequence ATGGGGTTTAAACAATTTTTTGCAGGTTCAGTCGCTGTACTTTCTACGCTAGCACTCGTTGCTTGTAGTTCAGGTGAGAAATCAGCAGCATCAGATAGTGACAATGTAAAAGTGGGGATCATTCAGTACGCAGAGCATGATGCGCTCTCATCTGCTCGTAAAGGTTTCTTGGAAGCACTGGACAAGGCTGGATACACCGAAGGAAAAAATCTGACCGTTGATTACCAAAATTCCCAAGGAGATCAAGCGAATTTACAGACAATGGTTGAGCAATTGGCTGGAAAAAATGATGTGAACTTTGCGATTGCGACACCTGCAGCTCAGGCTTTATTGAGTGCAGATAGTGAGACACCGTCTGTCTTTACAGCAGTGACTGATCCAGTCGAAGCGGGTTTGGTAGATTCCTTGAAATCTCCTGGGGGCAGCATGACAGGATCGATTGATGCGACCGATGTGGCAGGACAAATTGAGATGTTGGTGAAGGTTGTGCCAACAGCTAAGACCTTCGGTATTTTCTACAACTCAAGCGAGGTGAATTCAGAAGTTCAAGCCAAAGAAGCGAAGAAATTGTTAGAAGAAAAAGGGATGAAGGTTGTGATTAAGACTGTGACGACCACTAATGATGTGCAGCAAGCAGTTACCTCGCTAGCTGGTCAAGTGGATGCCATTTACTTGCCGACCGATAATACGGTTGCTTCAACGGCTTCTACTATCGGAGATGTCCTCATGAAAGCCAAAGTACCAGCTATGGGAAGCGATGAAGCAGTCTTAGAAGCGACTCTCTTTACATACGGTGTGGATTACCATGCAATTGGTGTTCAAGCGGGTGAATTAGCCGTTAGCATCTTAAAAGGGGAGAAGCCAGCAGATTTGGCAGTCAAAACACCTGAAACAGCTGCCGTTGCCGTCAATGAAGAAATGGCAAAAGCAATTGGTATTGATCCAGTAACGATTAAGGAATTGGGAAAATAA
- a CDS encoding ABC transporter ATP-binding protein, translated as MTTILSIQEIHKTFEAGTINENHVLRGMNLDVQEGDFISIIGGNGAGKSTLMNSLAGALTVDSGDILLEGKSIKHVPAAKRAREISRVFQDPKMGTASRLTIEENMAVAYRRGLARGLSWGVKDSERKIFKEALQELDLGLENRMKVDTQFLSGGQRQALTLLMASLVKPKVLLLDEHTAALDPKTSDMVMKLTKKIVEKDKLTALMITHNMENAIEYGNRLVMLHQGRIVVDVRGEEKANLTVQDLMDLFHKNSGQKLTDDEMVL; from the coding sequence ATGACAACAATTTTATCAATTCAAGAGATTCATAAGACCTTCGAAGCAGGGACCATCAATGAAAACCATGTACTGCGTGGGATGAATTTGGATGTTCAAGAAGGGGATTTTATCTCCATTATTGGAGGAAATGGTGCAGGGAAGTCGACCTTGATGAACAGCCTAGCGGGTGCCTTGACGGTTGATTCAGGAGATATTTTACTAGAAGGCAAGTCCATTAAACATGTTCCAGCAGCAAAACGAGCGCGGGAGATTAGCCGGGTCTTTCAAGATCCGAAAATGGGGACGGCATCTCGTCTGACCATTGAAGAAAATATGGCAGTTGCCTATCGTCGTGGTCTTGCCCGTGGCTTGAGCTGGGGAGTGAAAGACAGCGAGCGCAAAATTTTCAAGGAAGCCTTGCAAGAATTGGACTTAGGGCTTGAAAATCGGATGAAGGTAGACACCCAATTTCTATCAGGTGGTCAGCGTCAGGCTTTGACCTTGCTCATGGCCTCGCTCGTCAAACCAAAAGTCTTGCTTCTAGACGAGCATACGGCAGCCCTTGATCCAAAGACCAGTGACATGGTGATGAAGTTGACCAAAAAAATTGTGGAGAAGGACAAGTTGACAGCTTTGATGATTACCCACAATATGGAAAATGCGATTGAATATGGAAATCGTCTGGTCATGCTCCACCAAGGTCGTATTGTTGTGGATGTACGCGGTGAAGAAAAAGCCAATTTGACGGTTCAAGATTTGATGGATTTATTCCATAAAAATAGCGGCCAGAAATTGACCGATGATGAGATGGTGCTCTAA
- a CDS encoding YlbF/YmcA family competence regulator, giving the protein MAQNIYDIANELERSIRQLPEYRAVEAVKVSIEGNKDAKELLEGYISFQRDVQNQLQVGQMPADDVQERLQDFNKKIQANPLLTEYFSKQQQLSIYIADVEKIIFQPLNDLL; this is encoded by the coding sequence ATGGCACAAAATATCTATGATATTGCAAATGAATTGGAACGCAGCATCCGTCAGCTACCTGAATACAGGGCAGTTGAAGCGGTGAAGGTTTCGATTGAGGGGAATAAGGACGCAAAAGAGTTGTTGGAAGGGTACATTTCATTTCAACGCGACGTACAAAATCAATTGCAGGTAGGTCAAATGCCAGCTGATGACGTGCAAGAACGTTTGCAGGATTTTAATAAAAAAATCCAAGCGAATCCTCTTTTGACAGAATACTTTAGCAAACAGCAACAATTATCAATCTATATCGCAGATGTGGAAAAAATTATTTTCCAACCTTTGAATGATTTGTTGTAA
- a CDS encoding prephenate dehydrogenase, which produces MTKTIYIVGLGLIGSSLALGIRRDHPDYRIVGYNRGEQSRQIALEQGIVDEATDDLSQFTQEADAIFLCVPIQQTIRFLEAFSHLPLKKDVLVTDAGSTKEAIVKAAEDYLSARKINFIGGHPMAGSHKTGAIAADVNLFENAYYILTPSRLTRPDAIPCLQDILSGLHARFVEIDAREHDFVTSQISHVPHVLASSLMHQAGDYRKEHPFTQHFAAGGFRDMTRIAESEPGMWTSILLTNRSSIIERLEEFGERLKAIRYLIETGDADAIWQFFDQGRQIRKEMEIHKRAGVDSFYDLFINIPDQEDTILTVLELLRGISVVNIRINEDNRADIHGILQITFKNKEDLERAEGIIRTQTSYQVFVD; this is translated from the coding sequence ATGACAAAAACCATTTATATCGTGGGTTTGGGGCTGATTGGAAGTTCCTTAGCATTAGGCATTCGTAGGGATCATCCAGACTATCGCATTGTGGGCTACAATCGTGGTGAGCAGTCTCGACAGATTGCCCTGGAGCAGGGAATTGTTGATGAAGCGACAGATGACCTGAGCCAATTTACACAAGAAGCGGATGCGATTTTCCTCTGTGTGCCGATTCAGCAGACGATTCGCTTTTTAGAGGCTTTCTCTCATCTGCCTTTGAAAAAAGATGTACTAGTGACAGACGCAGGTTCGACCAAGGAGGCCATTGTTAAAGCTGCGGAAGATTACTTGTCTGCTCGCAAGATTAACTTTATCGGGGGGCATCCGATGGCAGGTAGCCATAAGACAGGTGCTATTGCAGCCGATGTCAATTTGTTTGAAAATGCCTACTACATTTTGACACCGAGCCGTTTGACACGACCAGATGCGATTCCTTGCTTGCAGGACATCTTGTCAGGTTTGCATGCTCGTTTTGTAGAGATTGATGCAAGAGAGCATGATTTTGTTACCAGTCAGATTTCGCATGTGCCCCATGTTCTTGCCTCTAGTTTGATGCACCAGGCTGGCGATTATCGGAAGGAACATCCCTTTACCCAGCACTTTGCGGCGGGTGGTTTCAGAGATATGACCCGAATTGCTGAAAGTGAGCCAGGCATGTGGACGAGTATCCTTCTAACCAATCGCAGTAGCATTATCGAGCGTTTAGAAGAATTTGGAGAGCGTTTAAAGGCTATTCGCTACCTCATTGAAACAGGTGATGCCGATGCTATTTGGCAATTTTTTGACCAAGGGCGGCAGATCCGAAAGGAAATGGAAATCCATAAGCGGGCTGGTGTTGATAGTTTCTACGACCTCTTTATCAATATCCCTGACCAAGAAGATACTATTTTGACCGTTCTTGAGTTGCTTCGAGGGATTTCAGTCGTCAATATCCGTATCAATGAGGATAATCGGGCGGATATTCATGGTATTTTACAAATTACGTTTAAAAATAAAGAAGATTTGGAGCGAGCTGAGGGGATTATTCGGACTCAGACTAGCTATCAGGTTTTCGTAGATTAG
- a CDS encoding LysR family transcriptional regulator produces MNLQHLRYFLTLADLEHYTDAAKSLHITQPTLSHAIAMLEEELQVPLLTKQGRNVILTEQGKEFYTTVQSSLAILDSGVQNLQRRYTNKPNIHLTLLRVLGRKAVPQLVRKFIEAYPETDAIFDFHNDSGMSLDMIEGLIHDKYDLAFCSKLDEYPTISYIPIFSQDLVLIVPKQHPLSAQETVTLEDTLIFPQVWFSKRSGVRPVIEQLYQPFEDKPQIAFEVSEDETVAGLVAQGFGLAIIPKFDFLSSIEDIEVIEMDALKDARIYYAAYRKDKLLSTDLKNFIDFITTSSMELGDIV; encoded by the coding sequence ATGAACCTACAACATCTCCGCTATTTCCTCACATTAGCCGATTTAGAGCATTATACCGATGCAGCAAAGAGCCTGCATATCACACAACCAACTCTAAGCCACGCCATTGCCATGTTGGAAGAAGAACTACAAGTACCTCTGTTGACCAAGCAGGGACGCAATGTTATCCTGACAGAACAAGGAAAGGAGTTTTACACAACGGTCCAGTCCTCCCTTGCTATTTTGGACTCTGGGGTGCAAAATTTACAGCGGCGTTATACCAACAAGCCTAATATCCATCTGACCCTTCTCCGAGTTCTGGGTCGAAAAGCGGTTCCCCAACTCGTACGAAAATTCATCGAAGCCTATCCAGAGACAGATGCTATCTTTGATTTTCATAATGATAGCGGAATGTCCCTTGATATGATCGAGGGCCTCATTCATGACAAATACGACTTGGCATTCTGCTCCAAACTCGATGAATACCCTACAATTTCCTACATTCCTATCTTCTCTCAAGACCTAGTCTTGATTGTTCCCAAACAGCATCCGCTCTCCGCGCAGGAGACCGTCACTTTGGAAGATACCTTAATTTTCCCCCAAGTGTGGTTTTCCAAACGGAGCGGTGTCCGCCCTGTCATCGAACAACTCTACCAACCCTTTGAGGACAAACCTCAAATTGCCTTTGAAGTCAGTGAAGATGAAACAGTTGCAGGTCTTGTCGCTCAAGGTTTTGGCCTTGCAATTATTCCCAAGTTTGATTTCCTCAGTAGCATCGAAGATATCGAAGTGATTGAAATGGATGCCCTTAAAGATGCCCGTATTTACTATGCGGCCTACCGCAAGGATAAGCTACTCTCAACAGATTTGAAAAACTTTATCGACTTTATCACTACTTCTTCAATGGAGTTGGGAGATATTGTTTGA
- a CDS encoding IS30 family transposase, which translates to MQHYYTPKRKHLTLAERRMIERWLQEGFSNREIARRLEKAPQTIHNEVKRGQVRQQVRKGKFEIIYSADFAQKTYQNNRKHSVKQTSLTKELKEKILHYIKQKYSPEMMVKVKGIPASVSTIYYWIHRGHLGLTKADMLYPRKEKTKKKQASPNFKPAGKSIEERPESINQRENVGDVEIDTVIQTRAKNECLLTLTDRKSRYQIIRLIPDKSASSVNQALKMILRDYQINSITADNGTEFSRLAEVFDPDHIYYAHPYSSWERGTNENHNRLIRRWLPKRSKNVTQQQVTFIENWINNYPKKILGYKSPREFLQTG; encoded by the coding sequence ATGCAACACTATTATACACCAAAAAGGAAACATTTGACACTAGCTGAGCGTAGAATGATTGAGCGTTGGCTTCAAGAAGGGTTCTCAAATCGTGAAATCGCTAGAAGATTAGAGAAGGCTCCTCAAACCATTCACAACGAAGTCAAACGTGGTCAGGTTAGGCAACAAGTGCGTAAAGGAAAATTTGAAATAATCTACTCAGCTGACTTCGCTCAAAAAACCTATCAAAATAATCGCAAACATTCTGTGAAGCAAACTTCCCTAACCAAGGAACTCAAAGAAAAAATTCTTCACTACATCAAACAGAAATACTCTCCTGAGATGATGGTAAAAGTAAAAGGGATACCTGCCTCCGTCTCCACCATTTACTACTGGATTCATCGTGGGCACTTAGGGTTGACCAAGGCTGACATGCTTTATCCTCGGAAAGAGAAAACGAAGAAAAAACAAGCGAGTCCTAACTTTAAGCCGGCTGGAAAATCGATTGAGGAACGACCAGAAAGCATTAATCAACGTGAGAATGTTGGTGATGTTGAAATTGATACAGTTATTCAAACACGGGCAAAAAATGAGTGTCTGTTGACTCTAACTGATAGAAAGAGTCGTTATCAAATCATCCGACTTATTCCCGATAAGTCCGCGTCTTCAGTCAATCAAGCTCTGAAAATGATCCTCAGAGATTATCAAATTAACTCAATCACAGCTGATAACGGGACTGAATTCAGTCGTTTAGCAGAAGTTTTTGACCCCGATCATATCTACTATGCCCACCCTTATTCCTCTTGGGAGAGGGGAACTAATGAGAATCATAATAGACTCATCCGGCGTTGGTTGCCTAAGAGAAGCAAAAATGTGACTCAACAACAAGTCACATTTATTGAAAACTGGATTAACAACTATCCAAAGAAGATATTGGGTTACAAATCTCCTAGAGAATTTTTACAGACTGGCTAA
- the aroC gene encoding chorismate synthase: MRYLTAGESHGPRLTAIIEGVPAGLALTAADINADLKRRQGGYGRGARMQIETDQVEITSGVRHGKTTGAPITLHVINKDHQKWLDIMAVEDIEDRLKSKRRIKHPRPGHADLVGGIKYRFDDLRNSLERSSARETTMRVAVGAVAKRILAELDIEIANHVVVFGGKEIDVPDGLTVEEIRTRASQSEVSIVNPEREEEIKEYIDQVKRDGDTIGGVVETIVGGVPVGLGSYVQWDRKLDAKLAQAVVSINAFKGVEFGLGFQAGYRKGSQVMDEIIWSKETGYHRLSNNLGGFEGGMTNGEPIVVRGVMKPIPTLYKPLMSVDIDTHEPYKATVERSDPTALPAAGVVMEAVVATVLAHEIIEKFSADNMEELKEAVAQHRTFVKEF; encoded by the coding sequence ATGCGTTATTTAACAGCGGGTGAATCTCATGGCCCACGTTTGACAGCCATTATCGAAGGCGTGCCAGCGGGGCTAGCCTTAACCGCAGCGGATATCAATGCTGATTTGAAACGACGCCAAGGCGGCTATGGCCGTGGCGCCAGAATGCAGATTGAAACTGACCAAGTTGAGATTACCTCTGGCGTTCGCCACGGGAAGACAACAGGGGCCCCGATTACACTTCATGTCATCAATAAGGACCATCAAAAATGGTTAGATATCATGGCAGTAGAAGACATTGAAGATCGTTTGAAGAGCAAGCGACGCATCAAGCATCCCCGTCCAGGTCATGCGGATTTGGTCGGTGGCATCAAGTATCGTTTTGATGATTTACGCAATTCCTTGGAGCGATCGAGTGCGCGTGAGACCACTATGCGCGTGGCGGTCGGAGCAGTTGCTAAGCGCATACTTGCAGAGCTAGACATCGAAATTGCCAACCATGTGGTCGTCTTTGGTGGTAAAGAAATCGATGTTCCTGATGGGCTAACAGTCGAAGAAATTCGGACGCGTGCCAGCCAATCAGAAGTGTCGATTGTCAACCCAGAGCGTGAAGAAGAAATCAAGGAGTATATTGACCAAGTCAAGCGGGACGGAGATACCATTGGTGGTGTTGTCGAAACCATTGTCGGCGGTGTTCCAGTCGGTCTTGGTTCGTATGTCCAGTGGGATAGGAAGCTCGATGCCAAGCTTGCTCAAGCTGTTGTATCGATTAATGCGTTTAAAGGTGTTGAATTCGGTCTAGGGTTTCAGGCGGGCTACCGTAAGGGTAGCCAAGTCATGGATGAAATCATCTGGTCCAAAGAGACAGGCTATCATAGATTAAGCAATAACCTCGGTGGCTTTGAGGGTGGTATGACCAACGGCGAGCCAATCGTAGTGCGGGGAGTGATGAAGCCGATTCCGACGCTTTATAAGCCCTTGATGTCTGTTGATATTGATACTCATGAGCCTTATAAGGCAACGGTTGAGCGCTCTGATCCAACGGCTCTTCCTGCTGCAGGTGTTGTCATGGAAGCAGTTGTCGCAACGGTTCTTGCACATGAAATCATAGAGAAATTCTCCGCAGACAACATGGAAGAACTCAAAGAAGCGGTAGCGCAACACCGAACATTTGTGAAAGAATTTTAA
- the aroD gene encoding type I 3-dehydroquinate dehydratase codes for MKIVVPIMPRSLEDVANIDLDRLAGADLIEWRADVLPKEEILTVAPAVFEKFVGREVIFTLRTSREGGHIELTDEEYIHLLKEIASLYQPEFLDFEYYSHKEVFDQMLEFPNLVLSYHNFEETPENYMEIMSELTSLSPAVVKMAVMAETEQDVLDVMNYTRGFKTLNAEQAYATMSMGHLGKLSRVAGVLTGSCWTFASLDEVSAPGQISLANVQKILTVLEE; via the coding sequence ATGAAAATTGTAGTTCCAATCATGCCTCGTAGTCTCGAGGATGTTGCTAATATTGATTTAGATAGGTTGGCAGGTGCTGACTTGATTGAATGGCGGGCAGATGTTCTTCCCAAAGAAGAGATTTTAACAGTAGCGCCAGCCGTTTTTGAAAAATTTGTTGGTCGTGAAGTGATTTTTACGCTGAGAACTAGCCGTGAAGGTGGTCATATTGAGCTGACCGATGAGGAATACATTCACTTGCTCAAGGAAATCGCAAGTCTCTACCAACCTGAATTTCTTGACTTTGAATATTATTCGCACAAGGAAGTCTTTGATCAGATGCTGGAGTTTCCAAATCTAGTCTTGAGCTACCATAATTTTGAGGAAACCCCCGAAAACTACATGGAAATCATGTCAGAATTGACCAGTTTATCACCAGCGGTTGTTAAGATGGCGGTAATGGCCGAGACTGAGCAGGATGTTTTAGATGTCATGAACTATACTCGTGGCTTTAAGACTCTCAATGCGGAGCAGGCCTATGCGACCATGTCTATGGGACATTTGGGGAAATTATCACGTGTCGCAGGGGTTCTGACAGGTTCTTGCTGGACTTTTGCAAGTCTTGATGAGGTGAGTGCACCGGGACAAATATCCCTTGCAAATGTGCAAAAAATCTTGACTGTATTGGAGGAATAA
- a CDS encoding ABC transporter substrate-binding protein: protein MSKIGKYLLNASIIGLSALALAACSSSDSKKGSNDTVKVGILQYMEHDSLSAARKGFEAELAENGYKEGEKITLDYQNAQGDQANLQTISEQLVGNNDIILAIATPAAQSLATISTDTPVLFTAVTDPLSADLVSSIKEPGGLLTGTSDQAPIDKQIELLGQAVPNAKTVGILYTTSERNSEVQVEEAKPLLEKAGYKVVVKGISNTNEVQDAATSLMKAVDAVFIPTDNTVASTMTMLGELSVQYKVPVIGGSTDMVDEGGLLTFGTNYEALGRQTAKMAIKIIEGADPAKTAVEYPETVNLHVNEDMAKKLGIDTSKLSVSN from the coding sequence ATGAGTAAAATCGGAAAATATCTGCTGAATGCGTCTATCATTGGTCTTAGCGCCCTTGCTTTAGCAGCCTGTTCATCATCGGATAGCAAGAAAGGTAGCAACGATACAGTCAAAGTCGGTATCTTGCAGTATATGGAGCACGATTCTCTATCAGCTGCGCGTAAGGGATTTGAAGCAGAATTGGCAGAAAATGGCTACAAGGAAGGTGAAAAAATTACCCTTGATTACCAAAATGCCCAAGGAGATCAAGCAAATCTCCAAACCATTTCAGAGCAATTGGTGGGAAACAATGATATTATCTTAGCCATTGCAACGCCTGCGGCCCAAAGTTTGGCAACTATTTCAACGGATACCCCTGTTCTTTTCACAGCGGTAACGGATCCGCTATCTGCTGATTTGGTCAGCTCGATTAAGGAACCGGGCGGTCTATTGACAGGAACCAGTGACCAAGCGCCGATTGATAAGCAGATTGAATTGCTCGGACAAGCTGTGCCAAATGCGAAAACGGTTGGTATCTTATATACAACCAGCGAACGCAACTCAGAAGTCCAAGTGGAAGAAGCAAAACCGCTTCTTGAAAAAGCAGGCTATAAGGTGGTAGTCAAAGGGATTTCTAACACCAATGAAGTACAGGATGCTGCGACAAGCCTAATGAAGGCGGTCGATGCAGTCTTTATTCCGACAGACAATACCGTTGCGTCAACTATGACCATGCTTGGGGAATTATCTGTTCAGTATAAAGTACCAGTTATCGGTGGCTCGACTGACATGGTTGATGAAGGGGGCTTGTTGACCTTTGGAACGAACTATGAAGCCCTAGGTCGTCAGACAGCTAAAATGGCTATTAAGATTATCGAGGGTGCCGATCCTGCCAAGACAGCAGTCGAATACCCAGAAACAGTTAACCTACACGTTAACGAAGACATGGCGAAAAAGCTAGGCATTGATACCTCAAAACTTTCTGTATCAAACTAA
- a CDS encoding class I SAM-dependent rRNA methyltransferase translates to MIELTVSPIVERKIKQGICVLEARDFPSLEGENTLAHLFNQQGKWVALAYLSTQNKGIGWVISREKILLDQAFFKQLLLEARQKRHSFELSSLTTAYRLFNQDGDGFGGVTIDRYNDYAVFSWYNEYIYSIKDEIVAAFQAVYPDVLGAYEKIRFKGLDYESAYLYGEEAPEELTVFENGVAYQVFLNNGLMTGIFLDQHEVRGTLVDGLAAGKRLLNMFSYTAAFSVAAAMGGAVETTSVDLAKRSRELSEAHFKANGLELEAHRFLVMDVFEYFKYAKRKGLSYDMIVLDPPSFARNKKQTFSVAKDYHKLIAQSLDILNPKGVIIASTNASNVSLEKFKKEIEKGFGGHKHRYLETYRLPSDFVSNKKDESSNYLKVFTIQVEK, encoded by the coding sequence ATGATAGAATTGACAGTAAGCCCCATTGTAGAACGAAAAATTAAGCAGGGAATCTGTGTGCTGGAAGCACGTGATTTTCCGTCTCTTGAGGGAGAAAACACTCTGGCTCATCTGTTCAACCAACAAGGAAAATGGGTAGCTCTAGCCTACCTTTCTACCCAGAATAAGGGAATTGGATGGGTGATTTCCAGAGAAAAAATACTCTTGGATCAAGCGTTTTTCAAGCAACTCTTGTTAGAGGCAAGGCAGAAACGGCATTCTTTTGAGCTTTCAAGTTTGACGACTGCCTATCGCTTGTTTAATCAAGACGGCGATGGCTTTGGTGGTGTCACTATTGACCGCTATAATGATTATGCGGTCTTTTCGTGGTATAATGAGTATATTTATTCCATTAAGGATGAGATTGTGGCAGCCTTTCAGGCAGTTTATCCAGATGTTCTAGGAGCTTACGAAAAGATTCGTTTTAAAGGACTGGACTATGAATCAGCCTACCTTTATGGTGAGGAAGCGCCTGAAGAATTGACTGTTTTTGAAAATGGTGTTGCCTATCAGGTCTTCTTAAACAACGGCTTGATGACTGGGATTTTCCTAGATCAGCACGAGGTCAGAGGAACCTTAGTGGACGGGCTTGCAGCGGGTAAACGTCTCTTGAATATGTTTTCTTATACAGCTGCCTTTTCAGTGGCAGCCGCTATGGGTGGTGCAGTAGAGACGACTTCGGTTGACTTGGCAAAACGATCCAGAGAACTATCTGAAGCGCATTTCAAAGCAAATGGCTTGGAACTAGAAGCGCATCGCTTTTTAGTCATGGATGTTTTTGAATACTTTAAATACGCCAAACGAAAAGGACTCTCTTACGATATGATTGTCCTTGATCCACCAAGTTTTGCGCGCAATAAAAAGCAGACCTTTTCAGTAGCTAAGGACTACCATAAATTGATAGCCCAATCGCTTGATATTCTAAACCCTAAGGGAGTCATTATCGCCTCGACCAATGCATCAAATGTTTCCCTTGAAAAATTTAAAAAAGAAATTGAAAAAGGATTCGGTGGCCACAAGCACCGTTATCTTGAGACCTATCGCTTACCGAGCGATTTTGTGTCCAACAAAAAAGATGAAAGTAGTAATTACCTCAAGGTCTTTACAATACAGGTAGAAAAATGA
- a CDS encoding ABC transporter permease, giving the protein MDLILSSISQGLLWSIMAIGVYLTFRILDIADLTAEGAYPMGAAICATGIVNGMNPLLATLLAFVGGMLAGLISGLLHTKMKIPALLTGIVTLTGLYSINLKILGKANVALLRQHTLVSQLQKMGWSKTYAVLLIGAIFVVSVIVLLTLLLNTQVGLALRSTGDNIPMSEANGINVDKMKIYGYMLSNGLIALCGALLTQNNGYADLNSGTGTIVIGLASVIIAEVILRNLRIGWRLASVVLGSVIYRLIILAILEIPGMDADLVKLFSATLLALVLFVPELQKKWQIRKPNLSEKSA; this is encoded by the coding sequence GTGGATCTTATATTATCAAGTATATCGCAAGGACTATTGTGGTCGATTATGGCGATTGGTGTGTATTTAACATTTCGGATTTTAGACATTGCGGATTTGACAGCAGAAGGGGCCTACCCTATGGGGGCTGCAATCTGTGCCACAGGGATTGTTAATGGTATGAATCCCCTACTAGCCACCTTGCTTGCTTTTGTAGGAGGCATGCTTGCGGGTCTTATCTCGGGTTTGCTCCACACCAAAATGAAAATTCCAGCCCTACTAACAGGGATTGTCACTCTGACAGGGCTCTATTCGATTAACTTGAAAATCCTTGGTAAGGCCAATGTGGCACTCTTACGCCAGCATACCTTGGTGAGTCAATTGCAGAAAATGGGCTGGAGTAAAACCTATGCGGTTCTGCTGATCGGTGCGATTTTTGTCGTATCAGTGATTGTTCTTTTGACCTTGTTGTTAAATACGCAGGTTGGTCTTGCTCTTCGTTCAACAGGGGATAATATTCCGATGAGTGAGGCAAATGGTATCAACGTTGATAAGATGAAGATTTACGGCTATATGTTGTCCAATGGCCTAATTGCCCTTTGTGGGGCGCTTCTAACGCAAAACAATGGCTACGCCGATTTGAACTCAGGGACAGGAACTATCGTTATCGGTCTTGCTTCTGTCATCATTGCAGAAGTCATCTTGCGCAATCTTCGTATTGGTTGGCGCTTGGCCTCCGTCGTTCTAGGCTCTGTCATCTATCGGTTGATTATCCTGGCTATTCTTGAAATTCCAGGTATGGATGCGGACTTGGTGAAATTGTTTTCAGCAACTCTTCTTGCTCTTGTCCTCTTTGTGCCAGAATTGCAGAAAAAATGGCAGATTCGCAAGCCAAATCTATCAGAAAAATCAGCTTAG